In Micromonospora sp. NBC_01813, the following are encoded in one genomic region:
- the rplB gene encoding 50S ribosomal protein L2 — MPIRKYKPTTPGRRGSSVADFAEITRSTPEKSLLVPLPKKGGRNAHGRITARHQGGGHKRQYRLIDFKRVDKDGVPAKVAHIEYDPNRTARIALLHYADGEKRYILAPKDLKQGAVVESGPGADIKPGNNLPLRNIPVGSTIHGVELRPGGGAKLARSAGVGIQLLGREGAYATLRMPSGEIRRVDVRCRATIGEIGNADQSNINWGKAGRMRWKGKRPTVRGVAMNPVDHPHGGGEGKTSGGRHPVNPQGKPEGRTRRKGQPSDRLIVRRRYATRKRG; from the coding sequence ATGCCAATTCGTAAATACAAGCCGACGACGCCGGGCCGCCGTGGTTCGTCCGTCGCCGACTTCGCCGAGATCACCCGGTCGACGCCCGAGAAGTCGCTGCTGGTGCCGCTGCCCAAGAAGGGCGGCCGCAACGCGCACGGCCGGATCACCGCCCGTCACCAGGGCGGCGGCCACAAGCGCCAGTACCGGCTGATCGACTTCAAGCGGGTCGACAAGGACGGCGTGCCGGCCAAGGTCGCGCACATCGAGTACGACCCGAACCGGACCGCCCGGATCGCACTGCTGCACTACGCCGACGGCGAGAAGCGCTACATTCTCGCGCCGAAGGACCTGAAGCAGGGTGCGGTCGTGGAGTCCGGCCCCGGTGCCGACATCAAGCCCGGCAACAACCTGCCGCTGCGCAACATCCCGGTCGGTTCCACGATCCACGGGGTGGAGCTGCGTCCGGGCGGTGGCGCCAAGCTGGCCCGCTCGGCCGGCGTCGGCATCCAGCTGCTCGGCCGGGAAGGGGCATACGCCACGCTGCGGATGCCCTCCGGTGAGATTCGCCGGGTCGACGTGCGCTGCCGGGCCACCATCGGCGAGATCGGCAACGCCGACCAGTCAAACATCAACTGGGGCAAGGCGGGTCGCATGCGGTGGAAGGGCAAGCGCCCGACCGTCCGTGGCGTCGCGATGAACCCGGTCGACCACCCGCACGGTGGTGGTGAGGGCAAGACCTCCGGCGGTCGCCACCCGGTGAACCCGCAGGGTAAGCCGGAAGGCCGGACCCGCCGTAAGGGCCAGCCGAGCGACCGGTTGATCGTCCGCCGCCGCTACGCGACCCGCAAGCGCGGCTAG
- the rpsS gene encoding 30S ribosomal protein S19 codes for MPRSLKKGPFVDDHLMKKVETQNDKGSKNVIKTWSRRSTITPEMLGHTIAVHDGRKHVPVFVTESMVGHKLGEFALTRTFKGHEKDDRKSRRR; via the coding sequence ATGCCTCGCAGCCTTAAGAAGGGCCCGTTCGTCGACGACCACCTGATGAAGAAGGTGGAGACGCAGAACGACAAGGGCTCGAAGAACGTCATCAAGACCTGGTCGCGGCGCTCGACGATCACCCCGGAAATGCTCGGGCACACGATCGCCGTGCACGACGGGCGCAAGCACGTCCCGGTGTTCGTCACCGAGTCGATGGTCGGGCACAAGCTCGGCGAGTTTGCCCTGACCCGCACCTTCAAGGGTCATGAGAAGGACGACCGCAAGAGCCGTCGGCGCTGA
- the rplV gene encoding 50S ribosomal protein L22 yields the protein MPVKGDAPVLPGARAIARHVRISPMKARRVVNLVRGLPAKEALTVLQFAPQAASEQVYKVLASAIANAENNEQLDPDALLVSEACVDEGPTLKRFRPRAQGRAYRIRKRTCHITIAVEAVAPATPSRRAGKAQPAKAAKKAQPAAAEQETTAQSTSENEPAGGKQSSTEGAE from the coding sequence ATGCCAGTTAAGGGCGACGCTCCGGTGCTTCCGGGCGCGCGGGCGATTGCGCGGCACGTGCGCATCTCGCCGATGAAGGCGCGCCGGGTGGTCAACCTCGTCCGCGGTCTGCCCGCGAAAGAGGCGCTCACCGTCCTGCAGTTCGCGCCGCAGGCGGCTAGTGAGCAGGTGTACAAGGTCCTGGCCAGCGCCATTGCCAACGCCGAGAACAACGAGCAGCTTGACCCCGACGCGCTGCTGGTCAGCGAGGCGTGCGTGGACGAGGGCCCGACGCTGAAGCGGTTCCGGCCGCGGGCGCAAGGCCGGGCGTACCGGATTCGCAAGCGGACCTGCCACATCACCATCGCGGTGGAGGCCGTCGCCCCGGCGACGCCGTCGCGGCGGGCGGGCAAGGCTCAGCCGGCGAAGGCTGCCAAGAAGGCCCAGCCGGCCGCGGCCGAGCAGGAGACCACGGCGCAGAGCACGTCGGAGAACGAGCCAGCCGGCGGCAAGCAGAGCAGCACGGAGGGTGCCGAGTAA
- the rpsC gene encoding 30S ribosomal protein S3 — translation MGQKVHPHGFRLGISTDWKSRWYADKLYKDYIAEDVKIRRMMSKGLERAGISKVEIERTRDRVRVDIHTARPGIVIGRKGAEADRIRGNLEKLTGKQVQLNILEVKSPESDAQLVAQGVAEQLASRVSFRRAMRKAMQSAMKNPIVKGIRVQVSGRLGGAEMSRTEFYREGRVPLHTLRANIEYGFFEARTTFGRIGVKVWIYKGDAVPGREAPAEAPSRPRRERPERPRRGRSGSSGTTAGGTEAGRAAAAEISGGPSTTTSSAAPADAAPATPAASAGADSSAQEG, via the coding sequence ATGGGTCAGAAAGTTCACCCGCACGGGTTCCGGCTCGGCATCTCGACCGACTGGAAGTCGCGCTGGTACGCGGACAAGCTTTACAAGGACTACATCGCCGAGGATGTCAAGATCCGTCGGATGATGTCCAAGGGCCTCGAGCGGGCCGGCATCTCCAAGGTGGAGATCGAGCGCACCCGGGACCGGGTACGCGTCGACATCCACACCGCCCGTCCGGGCATCGTGATCGGCCGCAAGGGTGCCGAGGCGGACCGGATCCGTGGCAACCTGGAGAAGCTCACCGGCAAGCAGGTGCAGCTCAACATCCTCGAGGTGAAGAGCCCCGAGTCGGACGCGCAGCTGGTTGCCCAGGGCGTGGCCGAGCAGCTCGCCAGCCGGGTCAGCTTCCGGCGGGCGATGCGCAAGGCCATGCAGTCGGCGATGAAGAACCCGATCGTCAAGGGCATCCGGGTGCAGGTCTCCGGCCGCCTCGGCGGCGCGGAGATGAGCCGTACCGAGTTCTACCGCGAGGGTCGGGTCCCACTGCACACGCTGCGGGCCAACATCGAGTACGGCTTCTTCGAGGCCCGTACGACGTTCGGCCGTATCGGCGTCAAGGTGTGGATCTACAAGGGTGACGCGGTTCCGGGGCGGGAAGCTCCGGCCGAGGCGCCGAGCCGGCCCCGTCGCGAGCGGCCCGAACGGCCGCGCCGTGGCCGTTCCGGATCGAGCGGGACGACCGCCGGTGGGACCGAGGCCGGCCGGGCGGCCGCTGCCGAGATCTCCGGTGGCCCGTCGACCACGACCAGCAGTGCCGCGCCGGCTGATGCCGCGCCGGCCACTCCGGCCGCTTCGGCCGGAGCGGACAGCTCAGCGCAGGAGGGCTGA
- the rplP gene encoding 50S ribosomal protein L16 — protein sequence MLIPRKPPKGFRKPHHPSRTGAAKGGTRVVFGEFGIQALEPAYLTNRQIEAARIAMTRHIKRGGKVWITVFPDQALTKKPAETRMGSGKGSPEWWVANIKPGRVLFEMSFPNEQIAREAMRRAIHKLPMKCRIVTREVGES from the coding sequence ATGCTGATCCCGCGCAAGCCTCCGAAGGGCTTCCGCAAGCCGCATCACCCGAGCCGTACTGGTGCCGCCAAGGGCGGCACCCGGGTGGTGTTCGGCGAGTTCGGTATCCAGGCGCTCGAACCGGCGTACCTGACCAACCGCCAGATCGAGGCGGCTCGTATCGCCATGACCCGCCACATCAAGCGTGGTGGAAAGGTCTGGATCACGGTGTTCCCGGACCAGGCGCTGACGAAGAAGCCGGCGGAGACCCGGATGGGCTCCGGTAAGGGCTCGCCCGAGTGGTGGGTCGCCAACATCAAGCCGGGACGGGTGCTCTTCGAGATGTCCTTCCCGAACGAGCAGATCGCACGTGAAGCGATGCGTCGTGCGATCCACAAGCTCCCGATGAAGTGCCGCATTGTGACGCGCGAAGTGGGTGAAAGCTGA
- the rpmC gene encoding 50S ribosomal protein L29, which produces MAAGVPAAELRELSEEELVTKLREAKAELFNLRVQAATGQLDNNRRLQVIRREIARIYTIMRERELGLSAAPTEVAAS; this is translated from the coding sequence ATGGCAGCGGGCGTTCCGGCCGCCGAGCTGCGTGAACTCTCCGAAGAGGAGCTGGTCACGAAGCTGCGGGAGGCCAAGGCGGAGCTGTTCAACCTCCGCGTGCAGGCCGCGACCGGTCAGCTGGACAACAACCGTCGGCTGCAGGTCATCCGTCGGGAGATTGCCCGGATCTACACGATCATGCGTGAGCGTGAGTTGGGACTCTCCGCCGCGCCGACTGAGGTGGCTGCATCATGA
- the rpsQ gene encoding 30S ribosomal protein S17, producing MSENTAPEQDTTEARARRKVREGLVVSDKMEKTVVVEVEDRVKHRLYGKVLRRTRKLKAHDEQNSCGIGDRVMLMETRPLSATKRWRVVEILEKAK from the coding sequence ATGAGTGAGAACACTGCCCCCGAGCAGGACACGACCGAGGCTCGGGCCCGCCGCAAGGTTCGCGAGGGGCTCGTGGTCAGCGACAAGATGGAAAAGACCGTCGTCGTCGAGGTCGAGGACCGGGTCAAGCACCGGCTGTACGGCAAGGTTCTGCGCCGTACCCGCAAGCTGAAGGCGCACGACGAGCAGAACTCGTGCGGGATCGGCGACCGGGTGATGCTGATGGAGACCCGGCCGTTGTCCGCTACCAAGCGGTGGCGCGTCGTGGAGATCCTCGAAAAGGCGAAGTAG
- the rplN gene encoding 50S ribosomal protein L14 — protein MIQQESRLRVADNTGAREILCIRVLGGSGRRYAGIGDVIVGTVKDAIPGAGVKKGDVVKAVVVRTAKEKRRPDGSYIRFDENAAVIIKDGGDPRGTRIFGPVGRELRDKRFMKIISLAPEVL, from the coding sequence GTGATCCAGCAGGAGTCGCGACTTCGAGTCGCCGACAACACGGGTGCCCGGGAGATCCTGTGCATCCGCGTGCTCGGCGGCTCCGGTCGGCGCTACGCAGGCATCGGTGACGTTATCGTCGGGACGGTCAAGGACGCGATCCCCGGCGCTGGCGTGAAGAAGGGCGACGTGGTCAAGGCCGTCGTCGTCCGGACCGCGAAGGAGAAGCGGCGGCCTGACGGGTCGTACATCCGCTTCGACGAGAACGCTGCCGTCATCATCAAGGACGGTGGAGACCCGCGCGGTACCCGCATCTTCGGCCCAGTCGGCCGTGAGCTGCGGGACAAGCGGTTCATGAAGATCATTTCTTTGGCGCCGGAGGTGCTGTAG
- the rplX gene encoding 50S ribosomal protein L24 encodes MKVKKGDTVVVIAGKDKGAKGKVIAAYPRQDKVLVEGVNRIKKHTRIQTTQRGGKTGGIVTQEAPIAVSNVQVLDSDGKPTRVGYRFDDSGQKVRIARSNGKDL; translated from the coding sequence GTGAAGGTCAAGAAGGGCGACACGGTCGTCGTCATCGCCGGTAAGGACAAGGGTGCCAAGGGCAAGGTCATCGCGGCCTACCCCCGGCAGGACAAGGTCCTCGTCGAAGGCGTGAACCGGATCAAGAAGCACACCCGCATCCAGACCACCCAGCGTGGCGGCAAGACCGGCGGCATCGTCACTCAGGAAGCCCCGATCGCTGTCTCGAACGTGCAGGTCCTCGACTCCGACGGCAAGCCGACCCGCGTCGGTTACCGGTTCGACGACAGTGGCCAGAAGGTCCGGATCGCACGTAGCAACGGTAAGGACCTGTGA
- the rplE gene encoding 50S ribosomal protein L5 yields the protein MTTATQTRPAPRLKQRYREEIIAQLREQFQYGNPMQVPGLVKIVVNMGVGEAARDAKLIDGAVRDLTTITGQKPLVRRATKSIAQFKLREGMPIGAKVTLRGDRMWEFLDRLLSIALPRIRDFRGLDGRKLDGNGNYTFGLTEQSVFHEIDQDRIDRTRGMDITLVTTAKTDDEGRALLKLLGFPFKEN from the coding sequence ATGACCACCGCTACCCAGACCAGGCCGGCACCGCGCCTCAAGCAGCGGTACCGCGAGGAGATCATCGCGCAGCTGCGCGAGCAGTTCCAGTACGGCAACCCGATGCAGGTGCCCGGGCTTGTCAAGATCGTGGTGAACATGGGTGTCGGTGAGGCAGCCCGGGACGCCAAGCTGATCGACGGCGCGGTGCGGGACCTGACCACGATCACCGGCCAGAAGCCGCTGGTACGTCGGGCAACCAAGTCGATCGCGCAGTTCAAGCTCCGCGAGGGGATGCCGATCGGCGCGAAGGTCACCCTGCGCGGCGACCGGATGTGGGAGTTCCTGGACCGGCTGCTGTCCATCGCGCTGCCCCGGATCCGCGACTTCCGTGGCCTGGACGGGCGCAAGCTCGACGGCAACGGCAACTACACGTTCGGACTCACCGAGCAGTCGGTGTTCCACGAGATCGACCAGGACCGGATCGACCGTACCCGGGGCATGGACATCACCCTCGTGACCACCGCCAAGACTGACGACGAGGGCCGGGCGCTGCTCAAGCTCCTGGGCTTCCCGTTCAAGGAGAACTGA
- a CDS encoding type Z 30S ribosomal protein S14 yields MAKKALIIKAAAKPKFSVRAYTRCQRCGRPKAVYRKFGLCRVCIREMAHRGELPGVSKASW; encoded by the coding sequence ATGGCCAAGAAGGCGCTGATCATCAAGGCTGCCGCGAAGCCGAAGTTCTCGGTTCGCGCGTACACCCGTTGCCAGCGGTGCGGGCGTCCGAAGGCGGTGTACCGCAAGTTCGGCCTCTGCCGGGTCTGCATCCGGGAGATGGCGCACCGCGGTGAGCTGCCCGGTGTGTCCAAGGCTTCCTGGTAA
- the rpsH gene encoding 30S ribosomal protein S8 translates to MTMTDPIADMLTRLRNANQAYHDRVTMPYSKIKANIAEVLKAEGYISTWQVEEPAEGAVGRSLVVDLKFGQNRERSLAGIKRVSKPGLRVYAKSDELPRVLGGLGVAIISTSQGLLTDRQARKRSVGGEVLAFVW, encoded by the coding sequence ATGACGATGACCGACCCGATCGCAGACATGCTTACCCGTCTGCGCAACGCCAACCAGGCGTACCACGACCGGGTGACGATGCCGTACTCGAAGATCAAGGCGAACATCGCCGAGGTCCTCAAGGCCGAGGGCTACATCTCGACCTGGCAGGTCGAGGAGCCCGCGGAGGGTGCCGTTGGCCGCAGCCTCGTGGTTGATTTGAAGTTCGGCCAGAACCGGGAGCGCAGCCTCGCCGGGATCAAGCGCGTGTCCAAGCCGGGTCTGCGGGTGTACGCCAAGTCGGATGAGCTGCCGCGCGTGCTCGGTGGCCTGGGCGTGGCGATCATTTCGACGTCCCAGGGACTGCTCACCGACCGGCAGGCCCGTAAGCGGAGCGTTGGCGGGGAAGTCCTCGCCTTCGTCTGGTAA
- the rplF gene encoding 50S ribosomal protein L6 translates to MSRIGRKSIPVPSGVDIKIDGQTVTVKGPKGELAHVLPELITVDRSEDGQLQIARANDERRAKELHGLSRTLVANMIIGVTDGYRKTLEIAGTGYRVTAKGKDLEFALGFSHPVVVPAPEGITFTVERPTLFHIAGINKWQVGEVAANIRKIRPPEPYKGKGVKYQGEVIRRKAGKAGKK, encoded by the coding sequence ATGTCGCGTATTGGACGTAAGTCGATCCCGGTTCCATCCGGCGTCGATATCAAGATCGACGGCCAGACCGTCACGGTGAAGGGGCCCAAGGGCGAGCTCGCCCACGTGCTGCCCGAGCTGATCACGGTCGACCGCAGCGAGGACGGCCAGCTGCAGATCGCGCGCGCCAACGACGAGCGCCGGGCCAAGGAGCTACACGGCCTGAGCCGCACGCTGGTGGCGAACATGATCATCGGGGTGACCGACGGCTACCGCAAGACCCTGGAGATCGCCGGTACGGGTTACCGGGTCACCGCCAAGGGCAAGGACCTGGAGTTCGCGCTCGGGTTCTCGCACCCGGTGGTGGTGCCGGCACCGGAGGGAATCACCTTCACCGTGGAGCGGCCGACGCTGTTCCACATCGCCGGGATCAACAAGTGGCAGGTCGGCGAGGTAGCCGCCAACATCCGGAAGATCCGTCCGCCGGAGCCGTACAAGGGCAAGGGCGTGAAGTACCAGGGCGAGGTCATCCGCCGCAAGGCTGGAAAGGCCGGTAAGAAGTGA